aatcaaaaaatacaaaattttacaaaattattatttttagataaaaatttgtttttgaacttataaaaatcaagaaaaatataaaaattaagaaaatttagaaaaaatctaaaaatatttttttgtctCAATTTTCGTGATTTTTCCTTAActttctttttgttatttcaaaaattcaagaaaattattaaaaaattcagAACAATGGAAGaagaatcaagaaaaatatttttgaggttgaaGTTTATTTTTGACAGCCTTTTCATCTTGAATGAATTCCCAAAACTCGCGGAATACTATTTTCCTATTTAGAAAAATCCTACAACATTTCAAAATACCGGGAATGtattttgtactatattttctcgatttttcgaTCCCGATGAttttaaaagggaggcatgagctcttcggagtacgaTATGCCCCAATTTTGatggaatacttatatagtatttattttgtgcatttctttACAATTTTTGAGAGTGATTTCAATGGtttattgaatttaatttatgtgataattttcaattaattaggtaccgttcgtaagaacgggcatgtaggggtgctaataccttcccctcatgtaATCGAACTCTCGAGTCCGATTCTGGTAATGCAAACCAATTCTACatttaattgagtagtaatcaagtgttctaaccgcattaaaaggttagtggcgactccatacttattgtttttccacgaaaatattatttttaaaattcaccTCGTCGTCCAATTCGCATCTAGGAACGTCGCGACAGGGGGAATTGTTACAAGGTTCcgaaaaaattatttaatcacACGCAATGAACATGCAACTACGAGTTTATCAAAGTTCGACACATATTTCTGTCAAAGCTAGCAAGGAGTGaagcaaatattttatttcttttcccCCCGTTATTTTCCATGATCTAaactgaaaaaataaattatagtgATAATAGAGTGGAGATTCACAAACAATGTTAAAGCTAGAGCTTGATGTAACCATTTTTTATCATCCACTGCATACTCCAATGATTATTCACATTCTTGAGAGTCCAATAAGCCCATCCAAACGATGCTTGTCCATACACATCTAACTGGACCTTCGCGAATCTTTGGTAATCTATTATAGATGCATTCTTCACTTGCCACTCAGCTACCCATTCCCCTGCAAGAACAACCTTGGTTTATCTCAAATTTCAAaacttcagaaaaaaaaaaaaaaaaattgaagtgatTGATCAGAAAATCtatcaaataataaaaatcatttttttttacctATGAGTTTTCAATATGGCATTGGAACTACATTGGATTGATTATTCTTATAATTCCAACTAAAAATAAGTTTTATTGCAtgggaaaataataataccaacaaATGTGAGAGGGCCATTTGATGTGGTGATGTTGCTTAAACGTTCGGACTGGTTGGTGCGAATGAAGTCGATGTTCTGTTGGATAGTCATGTTGTCGAAAACGTCTATGAAGAGGTTGTAGTAGTGAACATCGATGACCACTCCTTTCAACCCATTGGCAATGGGGAAGAGCTCTCTCGAGCCAAGTGGCTCTCCGACTCGACTTGACATGATCACATGAACATTTGGGGAATACTTACGAACAACATTGTAGCCAGCATGGTAGTACTTGGCCAAGTTTTCAAGAGACACTCCAGATGAGATGGGTTCATTGATAAGTTCAACTGCATAAAGGCTTGGGTACTTTACATACCTCGCAGTTAGGAAGTCTATAATAGAGACTGTCTCTtgaatgttctcatcattttttcCCCATTCTTGAGAGCCGTCTCTAGAAGAGCTATGTTCCCAGCCATTTTGAGACCCTGGTGCTGCATGCAAATCGATTATGACCTTCACCCCATATTTTCTGCACTTAAGTTGAACATTATGATtgaattaattaggaaaaatcagCCCAATCTTTTGTACTGCACATATGGAATATTAAAATATCAGGGTTTAATTGGATTGGAATTgtgtaaaatttagaaaaactaaAGACATGTCAATTATGAGAAATTGGCTTAATTTTTAATGTTGTactctattatatatatatatatatatatagtttcctaccatattgttatatatatatatatatatatatatatatatatatatatatatagttttctaGGGATCCTACATAAATATTAAAGACTTAATAGATTAAgctgaatttaaaaaaaaaaattaaaaagatacaaAATATTTTGATAACAAAGAAACCTTGAATTTTGCGCAACTCCAActaattaatttcaaattctaGGTTTCAATTCCATGTTTGATATTATTTATTTCACCTTTTTTCTATGTAAAATTATaaagaatcaaaatataaaatattgtttatttctttaatatattttcacataaatttaaatcttACCAAACATGAGTTGGATAGAGTTCGAAGGTCAAATCAAAGTTTGGGTCATCATCTAAACTTTCCTTGAAACGATAAAGACAATTTAAGAGTTGAATGCACAACCCTAATcgataagaaaaaggaaaatgctTGATGATGCAAGCCCATGTCATCAGGTACTTACATGACAATGGATAAAATAGTGCGAGGTGCGAGGCTCATTTTATTTTATCTAGACAAGACATGCCACTTGAACTTATAATGAGATGAACCCCTATCATATAGCAttgttgaattgatgatgaatacttgaATATTGCATGAACAAAAACTTACTGTGCCCATGAGAAAGCGTTGTCCAGAGCTTCCATAGATCCACCAACGTAAGGCCATGGTGGAGTTGGACTGCTAGCTATCCACCACCCAACTGGAATTCTCACCGTGTTCAATCCATTTTCTGCAATGAACTTGAAGTCATCCTCCACTATGAATGTGCTCCAGtgctcctgccatataatgcacGCACCACCCCTCATTTCACTTATCCTCATAAATTGATCAAGAATGTCATCATACATTAAAATACCCAAACCTAGTTTGTACTTAAATTATTAGAGATATTTTTACATTACAATTACTTATTCAATACATCCCTCGAGTaagaaattaatatttttagtattagaaATAGATTTGTGACAAAATTAGTGGGCAATTCAATTTACTAGGAAATATTACTCTAAATACGTTCAAAATAAAGACGATTTTAAGATAACTTACAATAAGTAAATAGTCATAGGTCAAACCAACAATCACATATTGATCATTTTAACTGTGGAGTTAGTCGATGTTAGTGTTCAAAATAGTATAGACATGATATGCATATATAATATTATTCCCATAACAGTGTCACTTTTTTTGTTAACAAATTttatgttcttttattaaatattttagaaACAATAAAAAATCACATGGGTTGTATTTCGTGAGTTATGAGCTCGGATTTAAGAGACTTGCGCATGCTTATTAGGtatctataaatatatattttgttttataatcCATTCTTTATttagtatttcacatttttcaaaacTTCATCTATTATCCTTTTTTCTATTCTTCCAAACAAAATATATTGTCATGGGTGAAATAATAGACCCCTCGGAGGCTAATATTTCTAAGTTCTCTCCCTAAATTAGTGCATGACACCCACCAACCCTAAATGCTCTATGTTCTACTACCCCAGCATCCATTGAATGCATAAAATAAAAATCCTGACTTCTAATTATTGAATGAAGAAGACGACAACATGAGAAGGGTGACAGAAATTCAAAGTCAGACCCTAGTTAAACAATCACAGAAAAAATGCTACCACTACCAATATTATATGTTGTCTGCACAGACTGTGGTGGGTGGGAGTTGTGCATCCATATCTTGGGCCGAGATACTCTGATAACCTTTAATGATAATTTTTCTTACCCTCATGACTTGGGGTGCCTTCTCGGGACCATATCCATTTGTGACTTGAAACTCACCCTGCAGGGCTCCAGCAATTTTCATCACAAAAACTGATGGATCGTCATCTCCCCATTTTCCATCTCCATTGTAGTCAGCAGTTACTAAGACGTCTGATTTTACCTGCACTCTCGTATttcaaatttattcaaaaatatttcaaatgcaTTAGTTTGAGCATGGGATATCCCTACATTTtcatataataattaaattaatgtGATTGAAAAATAAGTACAAACCTATTAAACAACAAGAAAAATTCGATCGACTTAAAGGTATAATGAGCTGCGTACATTGAGTAATGTGGGCTTCACTTTTGGGAACGTAAATTTTAGATATTGAATTGAAATTTGTGTTAATTTTCATGAAAGTCAATAAAATTCCGTATTATATATTCTCCAAATTCACACAACTTAAATCTAAAACTTTAAATCTAAACTTCCAAATATAAGGTAAGTATTATTATGTTGAGgaacatatttttatttcataggATTTatgataacaacaacaacaataagaacaaaaccaagccttaactCCCACTAGGTGATGAGGTCGGAATTCTTTTCCATCAATTTATatgatcatggatcatttcttttgacggattcagggatattaaatccttacttactatctccttccaagttattttaggtctacccctacctcttctactgccccccacaataactaactcactcttcctcattggctTCATAGGATTTATATAAAGGCAAAATATTATCTCAATTATACTAAGAGATCATCTCTAGTCTAATTGTTGATCATTGAATTTAGACTCCATCCAATATTAAATGGGTCTTGGCTAAATATTTTCATCAATTACAAACTCACAGTTGGGTCTTGGTTACATAATGGAGATAGCTCACTACCTTCCCTTATTCCTTCATATCAAATTCTAATGAAAGGAACTTTCAAATTTTGACCATCAAAATgtctcataaaaaaaaaaggtgcattGTCTAATAGAATCAAACTTAAAACACTTCAAAAGAACATTTTAAGATGTGAAAGTAATAGTAAAAGTTGGTTGTTCAAGTTCACCCATTCAATTTTTTGATGTGGATGGAATTAAATTATTAAAGGCCATTTGGTATCAccataaaaaattaagaaaaataataaaaagaattagaaatagaaactaaaacaCAAAACCAACTCAAGTACGTACGTgactatatatattaattgaaaacataattatgtatatgtagaGATACATACGTGTTTTTGTCTAGTTTGACATGTACATAATTAATATGTTAACTAATTTCATAtgtatattattaattaattttcatttatataAGTACGTATCAATTTTAGGTGAGAAGTTTAATATATTTGAGAACGAGTTAATTGAATTACGGTGATGATTCTTCATAATTTGGCTTCAAAGACAAGATTTCCATGCCGAGAGTAACATTCCCATGGGGCCTCAAGATAATCCATAAGTTTGTTGTAAGTATATACATTGTATGCAGGCAATTATGTAATAAATTACTTTACATAATAATGTAATTATATGTAAGTATATAAAATGCTATGGACACAACTTTTATGCATCATTTATACTTAATCAGATTAAGATTTGCATAACCTCCTAGGACACACCCTAGTGGTCAAAAGTTGAGACGTTCTTGTATGTAGTCTTAGGTTCGAATCCTGAGAGGAGTGGGAATTGAAGACATATGAGATGGGAGATGGGAGATGGGCTACCAATTATTACGTAGCCCAAACTCAATCAGGGCTTCTAATttaccaataaaa
The sequence above is a segment of the Malania oleifera isolate guangnan ecotype guangnan chromosome 8, ASM2987363v1, whole genome shotgun sequence genome. Coding sequences within it:
- the LOC131161997 gene encoding probable glucan 1,3-beta-glucosidase A, producing MRGIHSVLQQLIIFSVVHCCLSSPSTSHGMADPNFRVRAVNLGGWLVTEGWIKPSLFDSIPNKDLLDGTQLQLKSVIGGKYLSAESGGGTILVVNRTNASGWETFRLWRINETSFNLRVFNKQFVGVDDVAAGNETTVVAVATTPGISEVFQIVRNSEDSSRIRIKAPNGFFLQVKSDVLVTADYNGDGKWGDDDPSVFVMKIAGALQGEFQVTNGYGPEKAPQVMREHWSTFIVEDDFKFIAENGLNTVRIPVGWWIASSPTPPWPYVGGSMEALDNAFSWAQKYGVKVIIDLHAAPGSQNGWEHSSSRDGSQEWGKNDENIQETVSIIDFLTARYVKYPSLYAVELINEPISSGVSLENLAKYYHAGYNVVRKYSPNVHVIMSSRVGEPLGSRELFPIANGLKGVVIDVHYYNLFIDVFDNMTIQQNIDFIRTNQSERLSNITTSNGPLTFVGEWVAEWQVKNASIIDYQRFAKVQLDVYGQASFGWAYWTLKNVNNHWSMQWMIKNGYIKL